The following proteins are co-located in the Oryzias melastigma strain HK-1 linkage group LG8, ASM292280v2, whole genome shotgun sequence genome:
- the nudt9 gene encoding ADP-ribose pyrophosphatase, mitochondrial: protein MVFLLRRTSAFSIRLATLFGLPCTLYAIGVNPSVFCPSIRTDNFRHISTSCSLYKTMASSAALHVRARSTQYPGSTVARFPVPDDKVDWSVKWAEYKPISYTAPTVLKNPEWADPDIGSFSPKFNALDGAVDRTSFDGIYRVENEVPLNPRGRTGLSGRGLLGRWGPNHAADPIVTRWKVDGSGAKIRHSVSKQPILQFVSIMRKDCGEWAIPGGMVDPGEQVSLTLQREFSEEALNSLTVPPSDREKIYERITKLFSSNGSQVYKGYVDDPRNTDNAWMETVAVNFHDELGDSVSELPLQAGDDAGQVKWVDLDSSLDLYANHSHFLEMVAKERKAHW, encoded by the exons ATGGTTTTCCTTCTGCGACGGACCAGCGCCTTCTCTATTCGTTTGGCCACTCTCTTCGGACTCCCGTGTACATTATACGCCATCGGAGTAAA CCCTTCCGTCTTCTGCCCTTCAATCAGAACTGATAACTTCAGGCACATCAGTACCAGCTGTAGCCTTTACAAGACCATGGCGTCCTCAGCTGCACTGCATGTACGGGCCCGATCCACACAGTATCCAGGATCCACAGTCGCACGCTTCCCTGTACCTGATGATAAGGTGGACTGGAGTGTGAAGTGGGCAGAGTACAAACCCATCAGCTACACCGCCCCTACAGTTTTAAAGAACCCCGAGTGGGCAGACCCTGACATTGG CTCCTTTTCTCCAAAATTCAATGCATTAGACGGTGCTGTGGATAGGACGAGCTTTGATGGTATCTACAGAGTGGAAAATGAAGTCCCATT aaatcctCGAGGGCGCACAGGATTGTCTGGTAGGGGTTTGCTGGGGCGATGGGGACCTAATCACGCTGCTGATCCGATCGTCACTAG ATGGAAAGTAGATGGAAGTGGGGCAAAGATACGTCATTCAGTCTCCAAGCAACCTATTCTTCAGTTTGTGTCCATCATGAGGAAGGACTGTGGGGAATGGGCAATTCCTGGG GGGATGGTAGATCCAGGGGAGCAAGTTTCTCTGACTTTGCAGCGAGAGTTCTCAGAGGAAGCGCTGAACTCACTCACAGTCCCACCGTCAGACAGGGAGAAAATCTACGAGCGCATCACCAAACTCTTCAGCTCTAACGGGTCTCAG GTCTATAAAGGTTACGTTGACGATCCTAGAAACACGGACAACGCGTGGATGGAGACAGTTGCTGTAAACTTTCATGATGAATtgg GCGATAGTGTGAGTGAGCTGCCTCTGCAGGCTGGAGATGATGCAGGACAGGTGAAATGGGTTGACCTTGACTCGTCTTTAGACCTTTATGCAAACCACTCCCATTTCTTAGAGATGGTTGCTAAGGAGAGAAAAGCCCACTGGTAA
- the si:ch211-11k18.4 gene encoding uncharacterized protein si:ch211-11k18.4, translating to MSGKIKSRSGANAESIAGGVSSDERILRDIHQLYTDSESGLITVAESVGVKLLPPRKKITVMLMGNHSAGKSSFINWYVEEHIQRTGVAIETQGFSFVTNGRKRESLTGNATLHLYPHFKPLQEFKGVSEYLSTEICTSRQKKFSLVTFVDSPGLVDGDMKYPFDVDEVILWLGDLCDLLLVFFDPMGQALCKRTLNIVESLNEKHGDRLHFYLSKADEAGGESDRQRVMMQIVQELCKRPGLNKCGFDMPTIYIPNPNKPSRCVNQIEEVCRTIEKTINQTVQNTLNSLERDCELISEAITDAIHTDRLTTSENRRARCKSCFLTLLGFSIPLALMAFLVLGTMSKEVLEVALGREGTESLSLYVTPVLRVTDSMSGEQQLYVCGGLILLSFLLLIISRFFFRTRSTLSGKQKRQLQEKLEYIQEVVKAKKKKLYEEYLRQSVSDHDMDI from the exons ATGTCGGGGAAAATCAAGAGTAGAAGCGGTGCTAATGCAGAGTCGATAGCTGGCGGTGTTTCTAGTGATGAGCGCATTTTACGGGACATTCATCAACTTTACACGGATTCAGAAAGCG GGCTGATAACTGTGGCAGAATCTGTTGGTGTCAAGTTACTCCCACCCAggaaaaaaattacagtgaTGCTAATGGGTAATCACTCTGCTGGAAAGAGCTCTTTTATCAACTG GTACGTGGAGGAACATATCCAGCGCACTGGAGTGGCTATAGAGACACAAGGCTTCAGCTTTGTCACAAATGGACGCAAGAGAGAATCCCTCACA GGAAATGCCACTCTTCATCTGTATCCACATTTCAAGCCTCTACAGGAGTTTAAAG GTGTTTCCGAGTATTTGAGCACAGAAATCTGCACGTCACGGCAGAAGAAGTTCAGCTTGGTGACATTCGTGGATTCACCGGGGCTGGTGGACGGAGACATGAAGTATCCGTTTGATGTGGATGAGGTCATCCTGTGGCTAG GTGATCTTTGCGATCTGCTCTTGGTCTTCTTTGATCCTATGGGTCAGGCTTTGTGCAAGCGCACCCTCAACATCGTGGAGAGCCTGAATGAGAAGCACGGCGACCGGCTTCATTTTTACCTGAGCAAGGCTGATGAGGCTGGGGGAGAATCAGACAGACAG AGAGTAATGATGCAGATCGTCCAGGAACTCTGCAAGCGGCCCGGCCTAAACAAATGTGGTTTCGACATGCCCACCATCTACATTCCTAATCCAAACAAG CCGAGCCGCTGTGTCAACCAGATTGAAGAAGTTTGTCGAACCATCGAGAAAACCATCAACCAAACGGTTCAGAACACTCTCAACTCTCTGGAGAGGGACTGTGAACTCATCAGTGAAGCCATCACAGATGCTATTCATACCGACAG GCTGACTACCTCAGAGAACCGTCGTGCTCGCTGCAAGAGTTGCTTCCTGACTCTGCTGGGCTTCAGCATTCCTCTTGCTTTAATGGCCTTCCTGGTATTGGGCACCATGTCTAAGGAGGTGCTGGAGGTGGCTTTGGGCCGAGAGGGAACAGAGAGCCTCTCACTCTATGTG ACTCCAGTGCTGAGAGTGACTGACTCCATGTCTGGGGAGCAGCAGCTGTACGTCTGTGGTGGACTCATCCTCCTGTCATTCCTTCTGCTCATCATTTCACGCTTTTTCTTCAG aaCTCGATCAACACTGTCAGGCAAGCAGAAACGacagctgcaggagaagctGGAGTACATTCAGGAGGTCGTCAAGGCCAAAAAG AAAAAGCTCTATGAAGAATATCTACGCCAGAGCGTCAGCGATCATGACATGGAcatataa
- the rabep2 gene encoding rab GTPase-binding effector protein 2 has product MSSKTEDTEVSLQSLQAQLAECQAQVEHWQGVATICELSKQEELAELQKQCDQEIQSLQEALRETAAQYEARIAVLQSQPSDWRRGQRMTNNTRGATDLNSSASDSPKSGIYGIVEEATSSREKDQSQPSELEGVVEREGGPLTTEGYFSNCDSASLSSFSMDTPSLPRKLLSQDDTDSLVSTGTLVPEAIYLPPAGHRLVTHSDWDVLNAQLSELRGEVSRLQSEKEELERELETQTNQTHKQVSSLKSQVQASEGLLQDLQKSFSQSQNAVQSRLAELSLSQRKMCSELSRLKGEEVEESISDTSSSLSSTLHGAHCEERLRIEIVNLREQLDTRSEENDVLEVQLSTLRTEMEKIQAQKDLLQTELLACRTELEGLRVALTHVQNTNKALSTEKAALHQQCLELRSQVISLRSQLDTSQAVQRDFVELSQSLQVKMELIRQAESLEQVKEILGEGAREAESADAS; this is encoded by the exons ATGAGCTCTAAAACTGAAGACACAG AGGTGAGCCTACAAAGCCTGCAAGCACAGCTAGCTGAGTGTCAGGCTCAAGTGGAGCATTGGCAGGGTGTGGCAACAATCTGCGAGCTGAGCAAACAGGAGGAACtggcagagctgcagaaacaatgcGATCAAGAGATCCAGTCGCTGCAAGAGGCCTTAAGAG agaCAGCAGCTCAGTATGAAGCCAGGATTGCTGTTCTGCAGTCCCAGCCTTCAGACTGGAGGAGAGGACAGAGAATG ACCAACAATACAAGAGGAGCAACAGACTTAAATTCTTCTGCTAGTGACTCGCCAAAATCGGGCATTTACGGCATCGTGGAAGAGGCGACTTCTTCAAGGGAAAAGGACCAAAGTCAGCCTTCAGAGCTGGAGGGCGTGGTGGAGAGAGAAGGGGGTCCCCTCACAACAGAAGGGTATTTTTCCAACTGTGACTCGGCTTCGTTGTCTTCCTTCTCCATGGACACACCCTCGCTGCCCAGAAAACTCCTCTCTCAGGACGACACGGATTCTCTGGTGTCAACAGGAACCCTGGTGCCTGAAGCCATTTACCTGCCGCCAGCCGGACATCGCCTCGTCACGCACAGCGACTGGGATGTACTCAACGCACAA TTGTCAGAGCTGCGGGGGGAGGTGAGTCGGCTGCAGTCAGAGAAGGAGGAGCTGGAAAGAGAACTGGAGACGCAGACCAACCAAACTCATAAACAG GTGTCATCGCTGAAATCTCAGGTGCAGGCTTCAGAAGGCCTCCTCCAGGATCTGCAGAAGTCTTTTAGCCAATCGCAGAATGCGGTGCAGAGCCGACTG GCAGAGTTGTCTCTGTCTCAGCGGAAAATGTGCAGCGAGCTGTCCAGACTGAAAGGAGAAGAAGTGGAGGAGAGTATATCAGACACCAGCTCGTCGCTGTCATCAACTCTGCAT GGGGCGCACTGTGAGGAGCGCCTTCGCATTGAAATTGTCAATCTGAGGGAGCAGCTGGACACTCGTTCAGAGGAGAACG ACGTTTTAGAGG TGCAGCTGTCCACGCTGAGGACCGAGATGGAGAAGATCCAGGCTCAGAAGGACCTGCTGCAGACTGAGCTGCTGGCCTGCCGCACTGAACTGGAAGGCCTGCGGGTGGCACTCACACACGTGCAGAACACCAACAAAGCTTTGAGCACTGAGAAA GCAGCTTTGCACCAACAATGTCTGGAGCTGCGCAGCCAAGTGATCAGCCTGCGCTCCCAGCTTGACACCAGCCAAGCTGTCCAGAGAGACTTTGTAGAACTCTCCCAGTCACTGCAG GTCAAAATGGAGTTGATACGGCAAGCGGAGAGTCTGGAGCAAGTCAAAGAAATCTTGGGAGAGGGAGCCAGAGAAGCCGAGTCTGCAGATGCGTCTTGA
- the atp2a1 gene encoding sarcoplasmic/endoplasmic reticulum calcium ATPase 1 isoform X1 — protein sequence MENAHTKESAEVLAYFGVTEDTGLSPDQVKRNLEKYGFNELPAEEGKSIWELVAEQFEDLLVRILLLAACISFVLAWFEEGEETVTAFVEPFVILLILIANAIVGVWQERNAESAIEALKEYEPEMGKVYRADRKSVQRIKAREIVPGDVVEVSVGDKVPADIRIISIKSTTLRVDQSILTGESVSVIKHTDAVPDPRAVNQDKKNMLFSGTNIAAGKATGIAVATGVTTEIGKIRDQMAATEQEKTPLQQKLDEFGEQLSKVISLICVAVWIINIGHFNDPVHGGSWIRGAVYYFKIAVALAVAAIPEGLPAVITTCLALGTRRMAKKNAIVRSLPSVETLGCTSVICSDKTGTLTTNQMCVTKMFIIDKVEGDSVALGQFDISGSKYTPEGEVTRNNSLVKCGQFDGLVELATICALCNDSSLDYNESKGIYEKVGEATETALCCLVEKMNVFNTEVRGLSKVERANACCAVIKQLMKKEFTLEFSRDRKSMSVYCSPAKSAKAPVGSKMFVKGAPEGVIDRCSYVRVGTNRVPLTGPVKDHIMSVIKEWGTGRDTLRCLALATRDTPLRKEEMNLEDSTQFADYETDLTFVGCVGMLDPPRKEVMSSIELCRAAGIRVIMITGDNKGTAVAICRRIGIFSEEEDVTGKAFTGREFDDLSPYEQKNAVRKACCFARVEPSHKSKIVEFLQGFDEITAMTGDGVNDAPALKKAEIGIAMGSGTAVAKSASEMVLADDNFSSIVSAVEEGRAIYNNMKQFIRYLISSNVGEVVCIFLTAALGLPEALIPVQLLWVNLVTDGLPATALGFNPPDLDIMGKAPRSPKEPLISGWLFFRYLAIGSYVGAATVAAAAWWFVYCDEGPMVSFYQLSHFMQCSEENEDFDGVHCEVFESAPPMTMALSVLVTIEMCNALNSLSENQSLVRMPPWSNLWLMGAMSLSMSLHFMIIYVDPLPMIFKLTHLNLEQWLMVLKLSFPVILLDELLKFVARTYLEGKV from the exons ATGGAGAACGCGCACACAAAAGAGTCGGCCGAAGTGCTGGCCTACTTCGGCGTCACTGAAGACACTGGCCTGTCACCTGATCAGGTGAAGAGGAACCTGGAAAAATATGGCTTCAATG AGTTGCCGGCAGAGGAAG GGAAGAGTATCTGGGAGTTGGTGGCGGAGCAGTTTGAGGACCTGTTGGTCAGAATCCTGCTGCTGGCTGCATGCATCTCCTTT GTGCTGGCCTGGTTTGAGGAGGGCGAAGAAACGGTCACGGCCTTCGTCGAGCCCTTCGTCATCCTGCTCATCCTCATCGCAAACGCCATCGTGGGGGTGTGGCAG GAGCGAAATGCAGAGAGTGCCATTGAGGCCCTGAAGGAGTATGAGCCCGAAATGGGGAAGGTTTACCGGGCGGACAGGAAGAGCGTGCAGAGGATCAAGGCCAGGGAGATCGTTCCTGGTGATGTGGTGGAAGTCTCAG ttgGTGACAAAGTGCCAGCTGACATCAGGATCATCTCCATCAAATCTACAACGCTGCGTGTGGATCAGTCCATCCTCACTG GGGAGTCTGTCAGTGTCATCAAGCACACAGATGCTGTCCCGGACCCCCGAGCTGTCAATCAGGACAAGAAGAACATGCTGTTCTCT GGGACCAACATTGCTGCAGGTAAAGCCACCGGCATTGCTGTTGCAACAGGAGTCACCACCGAGATCGGTAAGATTCGTGACCAGATGGCCGCCACTGAGCAGGAGAAGACGCCACTGCAGCAAAAGCTGGATGAGTTCGGAGAGCAGCTCTCCAAG GTCATCTCCCTCATTTGTGTGGCCGTGTGGATAATCAACATCGGCCACTTCAATGACCCCGTCCACGGGGGTTCCTGGATACGGGGAGCTGTCTACTATTTCAAGATTGCTGTGGCTTTAGCTGTGGCTGCCATCCCTGAAG GGTTGCCCGCCGTCATTACCACCTGCCTGGCCCTGGGAACGCGTCGGATGGCCAAAAAGAACGCCATTGTCAGAAGCCTGCCCTCTGTGGAAACCTTGGGTTGCACCTCCGTCATCTGCTCCGACAAGACTGGAACCCTCACCACCAACCAGATGTGTGTGACTAAG ATGTTCATCATTGATAAAGTGGAGGGGGACAGTGTTGCCCTCGGTCAGTTTGACATTTCAGGATCAAAGTACACCCCCGAAGGAGAAGT CACGCGGAACAATTCGCTTGTTAAGTGCGGACAATTTGATGGATTGGTTGAGCTGGCAACCATCTGTGCTCTGTGCAATGACTCATCACTGGACTACAATGAG TCTAAGGGTATTTATGAGAAGGTCGGTGAAGCCACTGAGACAGCTCTGTGCTGTTTGGTGGAGAAAATGAATGTCTTCAACACTGAGGTGCGCGGCCTGTCTAAAGTGGAGAGAGCCAACGCCTGCTGCGCT GTCATCAAGCAGCTGATGAAGAAGGAATTCACTCTGGAGTTTTCCAGAGACAGGAAGTCCATGTCCGTCTACTGCTCACCTGCCAAGTCAGCCAAAGCTCCTGTTGGGAGCAAGATGTTTGTGAAA GGAGCTCCTGAGGGTGTGATTGATCGCTGTTCGTATGTCCGTGTGGGAACCAACCGTGTCCCACTGACTGGTCCAGTCAAAGACCACATCATGTCCGTCATCAAGGAGTGGGGTACTGGGCGAGACACCCTCCGCTGTCTGGCACTCGCCACCCGAGACACACCTCTGAGGAAGGAGGAGATGAACCTGGAGGACTCCACTCAGTTTGCAGATTATGAG ACTGATTTGACCTTCGTCGGCTGTGTTGGGATGCTGGATCCTCCTCGTAAAGAGGTCATGAGCTCCATCGAGCTGTGCAGAGCTGCTGGGATCCGCGTCATCATGATCACTG GTGACAACAAGGGTACAGCTGTGGCCATCTGCCGCCGCATTGGCATCTTCTCCGAGGAAGAGGACGTCACTGGGAAAGCTTTCACTGGTCGTGAGTTTGATGATCTGTCTCCATATGAGCAGAAGAATGCTGTCAGGAAGGCTTGCTGCTTTGCCAGAGTGGAGCCGTCCCACAAGTCTAAGATTGTTGAGTTTCTGCAGGGCTTTGATGAGATTACTGCCATG ACCGGTGACGGAGTAAATGATGCCCCTGCCTTGAAGAAGGCGGAGATTGGCATCGCCATGGGCTCTGGCACTGCCGTTGCCAAGTCTGCCTCTGAGATGGTCCTGGCTGACGACAACTTCTCTTCCATCGTATCTGCTGTTGAGGAGGGCAGAGCCATTTACAACAACATGAAGCAGTTCATCCGCTACCTCATCTCCTCCAATGTAGGCGAGGTTGTCTG TATCTTTCTGACTGCTGCTCTGGGTCTGCCTGAGGCTCTGATCCCCGTCCAGCTGCTCTGGGTCAACCTTGTGACTGACGGTCTGCCTGCCACAGCGCTGGGGTTCAATCCTCCAGATCTGGACATCATGGGCAAAGCCCCCCGCTCCCCAAAAGAGCCCCTCATCTCTGGCTGGCTTTTCTTCAGATATCTGGCCATTGGCA GTTATGTCGGTGCAGCAACAGTTGCAGCAGCTGCTTGGTGGTTCGTGTATTGTGACGAAGGCCCGATGGTCTCTTTCTACCAGCTG TCCCATTTCATGCAGTGCAGCGAGGAGAACGAGGACTTTGACGGCGTCCACTGTGAGGTGTTCGAGTCGGCCCCACCCATGACTATGGCTCTGTCTGTGCTGGTCACCATAGAGATGTGCAATGCTCTGAACAG TTTATCTGAGAACCAGTCTCTGGTCCGCATGCCCCCCTGGAGCAACCTCTGGCTGATGGGTGCCATGAGCCTCTCCATGTCCCTTCACTTCATGATCATCTACGTCGACCCTCTGCCC ATGATCTTCAAGCTCACCCACTTGAATCTGGAGCAGTGGTTGATGGTGCTGAAACTTTCCTTCCCAGTCATTCTTCTTGATGAGCTTCTCAAGTTTGTTGCTCGTACATACCTGGAAG GGAAAGTCTAA
- the atp2a1 gene encoding sarcoplasmic/endoplasmic reticulum calcium ATPase 1 isoform X2, whose protein sequence is MENAHTKESAEVLAYFGVTEDTGLSPDQVKRNLEKYGFNELPAEEGKSIWELVAEQFEDLLVRILLLAACISFVLAWFEEGEETVTAFVEPFVILLILIANAIVGVWQERNAESAIEALKEYEPEMGKVYRADRKSVQRIKAREIVPGDVVEVSVGDKVPADIRIISIKSTTLRVDQSILTGESVSVIKHTDAVPDPRAVNQDKKNMLFSGTNIAAGKATGIAVATGVTTEIGKIRDQMAATEQEKTPLQQKLDEFGEQLSKVISLICVAVWIINIGHFNDPVHGGSWIRGAVYYFKIAVALAVAAIPEGLPAVITTCLALGTRRMAKKNAIVRSLPSVETLGCTSVICSDKTGTLTTNQMCVTKMFIIDKVEGDSVALGQFDISGSKYTPEGEVTRNNSLVKCGQFDGLVELATICALCNDSSLDYNESKGIYEKVGEATETALCCLVEKMNVFNTEVRGLSKVERANACCAVIKQLMKKEFTLEFSRDRKSMSVYCSPAKSAKAPVGSKMFVKGAPEGVIDRCSYVRVGTNRVPLTGPVKDHIMSVIKEWGTGRDTLRCLALATRDTPLRKEEMNLEDSTQFADYETDLTFVGCVGMLDPPRKEVMSSIELCRAAGIRVIMITGDNKGTAVAICRRIGIFSEEEDVTGKAFTGREFDDLSPYEQKNAVRKACCFARVEPSHKSKIVEFLQGFDEITAMTGDGVNDAPALKKAEIGIAMGSGTAVAKSASEMVLADDNFSSIVSAVEEGRAIYNNMKQFIRYLISSNVGEVVCIFLTAALGLPEALIPVQLLWVNLVTDGLPATALGFNPPDLDIMGKAPRSPKEPLISGWLFFRYLAIGSYVGAATVAAAAWWFVYCDEGPMVSFYQLSHFMQCSEENEDFDGVHCEVFESAPPMTMALSVLVTIEMCNALNSLSENQSLVRMPPWSNLWLMGAMSLSMSLHFMIIYVDPLPMIFKLTHLNLEQWLMVLKLSFPVILLDELLKFVARTYLEV, encoded by the exons ATGGAGAACGCGCACACAAAAGAGTCGGCCGAAGTGCTGGCCTACTTCGGCGTCACTGAAGACACTGGCCTGTCACCTGATCAGGTGAAGAGGAACCTGGAAAAATATGGCTTCAATG AGTTGCCGGCAGAGGAAG GGAAGAGTATCTGGGAGTTGGTGGCGGAGCAGTTTGAGGACCTGTTGGTCAGAATCCTGCTGCTGGCTGCATGCATCTCCTTT GTGCTGGCCTGGTTTGAGGAGGGCGAAGAAACGGTCACGGCCTTCGTCGAGCCCTTCGTCATCCTGCTCATCCTCATCGCAAACGCCATCGTGGGGGTGTGGCAG GAGCGAAATGCAGAGAGTGCCATTGAGGCCCTGAAGGAGTATGAGCCCGAAATGGGGAAGGTTTACCGGGCGGACAGGAAGAGCGTGCAGAGGATCAAGGCCAGGGAGATCGTTCCTGGTGATGTGGTGGAAGTCTCAG ttgGTGACAAAGTGCCAGCTGACATCAGGATCATCTCCATCAAATCTACAACGCTGCGTGTGGATCAGTCCATCCTCACTG GGGAGTCTGTCAGTGTCATCAAGCACACAGATGCTGTCCCGGACCCCCGAGCTGTCAATCAGGACAAGAAGAACATGCTGTTCTCT GGGACCAACATTGCTGCAGGTAAAGCCACCGGCATTGCTGTTGCAACAGGAGTCACCACCGAGATCGGTAAGATTCGTGACCAGATGGCCGCCACTGAGCAGGAGAAGACGCCACTGCAGCAAAAGCTGGATGAGTTCGGAGAGCAGCTCTCCAAG GTCATCTCCCTCATTTGTGTGGCCGTGTGGATAATCAACATCGGCCACTTCAATGACCCCGTCCACGGGGGTTCCTGGATACGGGGAGCTGTCTACTATTTCAAGATTGCTGTGGCTTTAGCTGTGGCTGCCATCCCTGAAG GGTTGCCCGCCGTCATTACCACCTGCCTGGCCCTGGGAACGCGTCGGATGGCCAAAAAGAACGCCATTGTCAGAAGCCTGCCCTCTGTGGAAACCTTGGGTTGCACCTCCGTCATCTGCTCCGACAAGACTGGAACCCTCACCACCAACCAGATGTGTGTGACTAAG ATGTTCATCATTGATAAAGTGGAGGGGGACAGTGTTGCCCTCGGTCAGTTTGACATTTCAGGATCAAAGTACACCCCCGAAGGAGAAGT CACGCGGAACAATTCGCTTGTTAAGTGCGGACAATTTGATGGATTGGTTGAGCTGGCAACCATCTGTGCTCTGTGCAATGACTCATCACTGGACTACAATGAG TCTAAGGGTATTTATGAGAAGGTCGGTGAAGCCACTGAGACAGCTCTGTGCTGTTTGGTGGAGAAAATGAATGTCTTCAACACTGAGGTGCGCGGCCTGTCTAAAGTGGAGAGAGCCAACGCCTGCTGCGCT GTCATCAAGCAGCTGATGAAGAAGGAATTCACTCTGGAGTTTTCCAGAGACAGGAAGTCCATGTCCGTCTACTGCTCACCTGCCAAGTCAGCCAAAGCTCCTGTTGGGAGCAAGATGTTTGTGAAA GGAGCTCCTGAGGGTGTGATTGATCGCTGTTCGTATGTCCGTGTGGGAACCAACCGTGTCCCACTGACTGGTCCAGTCAAAGACCACATCATGTCCGTCATCAAGGAGTGGGGTACTGGGCGAGACACCCTCCGCTGTCTGGCACTCGCCACCCGAGACACACCTCTGAGGAAGGAGGAGATGAACCTGGAGGACTCCACTCAGTTTGCAGATTATGAG ACTGATTTGACCTTCGTCGGCTGTGTTGGGATGCTGGATCCTCCTCGTAAAGAGGTCATGAGCTCCATCGAGCTGTGCAGAGCTGCTGGGATCCGCGTCATCATGATCACTG GTGACAACAAGGGTACAGCTGTGGCCATCTGCCGCCGCATTGGCATCTTCTCCGAGGAAGAGGACGTCACTGGGAAAGCTTTCACTGGTCGTGAGTTTGATGATCTGTCTCCATATGAGCAGAAGAATGCTGTCAGGAAGGCTTGCTGCTTTGCCAGAGTGGAGCCGTCCCACAAGTCTAAGATTGTTGAGTTTCTGCAGGGCTTTGATGAGATTACTGCCATG ACCGGTGACGGAGTAAATGATGCCCCTGCCTTGAAGAAGGCGGAGATTGGCATCGCCATGGGCTCTGGCACTGCCGTTGCCAAGTCTGCCTCTGAGATGGTCCTGGCTGACGACAACTTCTCTTCCATCGTATCTGCTGTTGAGGAGGGCAGAGCCATTTACAACAACATGAAGCAGTTCATCCGCTACCTCATCTCCTCCAATGTAGGCGAGGTTGTCTG TATCTTTCTGACTGCTGCTCTGGGTCTGCCTGAGGCTCTGATCCCCGTCCAGCTGCTCTGGGTCAACCTTGTGACTGACGGTCTGCCTGCCACAGCGCTGGGGTTCAATCCTCCAGATCTGGACATCATGGGCAAAGCCCCCCGCTCCCCAAAAGAGCCCCTCATCTCTGGCTGGCTTTTCTTCAGATATCTGGCCATTGGCA GTTATGTCGGTGCAGCAACAGTTGCAGCAGCTGCTTGGTGGTTCGTGTATTGTGACGAAGGCCCGATGGTCTCTTTCTACCAGCTG TCCCATTTCATGCAGTGCAGCGAGGAGAACGAGGACTTTGACGGCGTCCACTGTGAGGTGTTCGAGTCGGCCCCACCCATGACTATGGCTCTGTCTGTGCTGGTCACCATAGAGATGTGCAATGCTCTGAACAG TTTATCTGAGAACCAGTCTCTGGTCCGCATGCCCCCCTGGAGCAACCTCTGGCTGATGGGTGCCATGAGCCTCTCCATGTCCCTTCACTTCATGATCATCTACGTCGACCCTCTGCCC ATGATCTTCAAGCTCACCCACTTGAATCTGGAGCAGTGGTTGATGGTGCTGAAACTTTCCTTCCCAGTCATTCTTCTTGATGAGCTTCTCAAGTTTGTTGCTCGTACATACCTGGAAG TCTAA